GGGACCAGCCCGGGCCTTGGCTGAAgaggatgaagatgaggaggCTGAGGAGAAAAGGACAGAGGCGGGGGTGGCATTCTCCTGGCCAGCCCAGAGTGGAGGACTAGTCTCAGCCACACTATAGTACACATCCTGCTTGCCAACCCCATAGCCAGGAAACAGGTAGCCACCATAGCTAAAGTCACCTCCCTGTTCCCCAAGCCGTGGAGCCTCGAATCCTGACTCCACACCACATTCTCCAATACAACCCAGGCTGTTCTGTCGGAAGGTGGAGAGGGGTTTGCACCCTGGTGGGTGAACTCTCCAGGCCTCAGAATAGCGGCTCTCCAGAGCAGGGTCAGGGCTACCTGACAGAAAGTCATTCTCATTGTTATACTCAAGAATCTTGCCAGTGCGAACAGCAATATGGGTCTCAATCTCCTCTCGTGCTCGTTCCACGTTGCCTGGTGCACCAGTGATTTCAAAGACAGGGTCTCGGTCCCGGCTGGGGGTGATGATGTAAGTGTTAGTCTGCTGCTGGATCCTCTTGATGGTGGCCCCCTTGGGCCCAACCACTAATCCTACCACACGATATGGTACTCGAACCCGAATGGTGACCTGGCCAGGGAGAGCTGGTGCTACTCCAAAGGCAGCACCCGACTTGTTTCTAGAGGCCCGGATCATAGAGAAGTGCTCAGCTGCTGAAATGATCTCCCGTCGGGCAGTGGCCACATCCTCCCGGCGTCCAGTTACCATAAATACCGGCTCTTCACCTCGCACAGGGGTCTTGATGTAGGTGTTGGTCTTTGCTCGTAGGGCCTTGATCTTGCAGcctgatggaaaaggaaatagagagtAGGGAAAAAATATGGGGGACTTTATTAGGACAGAAAGTTAGGATTAATCTGGGCCAAAAATAGAACACTCAGGGGATAGTGACCccttaatattttcatttgttctcAATACATCCATAGTCTCTCCTAATCCTTTAAAGGACCCCCAATCTATTACTCTTCCCCAATTCCAACAattgactctaaatccattgaTCTTCCCAATCCACTAATTAACCCTCACCTCACCAATGACCCCCTAAGTTCATTCAGTGACCTTTCTAAACCACCCACTGACTTCTTATTTTCCTAATAACCTTCCTAATATATTCACCATGTTCTCAAATTACTCACAGACCCACTGGACCTAAAATCCCCACACTGACCTCTCTCATAATCCACCCACTAATCTACCCAAGCCTACACATTGGGCTTTGGTCAGTACTCATTGATCTTTCAATTTGCACAATGGATCCCCAGTCTATCTATTGACCCTCAATCTATTCAACGATCCCCCCAAATACTCATTGATTCCAAATCTACTCATAAATCACAaatttccacacacacacatcagctTCCAATCT
The DNA window shown above is from Notamacropus eugenii isolate mMacEug1 chromosome 2, mMacEug1.pri_v2, whole genome shotgun sequence and carries:
- the MEX3A gene encoding RNA-binding protein MEX3A, giving the protein MPSLVVSGIMERNGGFGELGCFGGSAKDRGLLEDERALQLALDQLCLLGLGEPPAPTAGEDGGGGGGNASAPPTAPPQPAPPPPPPAPPAAPPAAPPAQPPQPPAAPKGAGDAKLCALYKEAELRLKSSSNTTECVPVPTSEHVAEIVGRQGCKIKALRAKTNTYIKTPVRGEEPVFMVTGRREDVATARREIISAAEHFSMIRASRNKSGAAFGVAPALPGQVTIRVRVPYRVVGLVVGPKGATIKRIQQQTNTYIITPSRDRDPVFEITGAPGNVERAREEIETHIAVRTGKILEYNNENDFLSGSPDPALESRYSEAWRVHPPGCKPLSTFRQNSLGCIGECGVESGFEAPRLGEQGGDFSYGGYLFPGYGVGKQDVYYSVAETSPPLWAGQENATPASVLFSSASSSSSSSAKARAGPPGSHRSPAPASASSAVPELAGLPRRPPGEPLQGFSKLGGGGLRSPAGAGGGRDCMVCFESEVTAALVPCGHNLFCMECAVRICERTDPECPVCHITATQAIRIFS